The following are from one region of the Patescibacteria group bacterium genome:
- the atpG gene encoding ATP synthase F1 subunit gamma — MAKGTLAIRRQIRSIGNTKKMTKAMELVSASKMRRAVTAALATRPYATTAWDILSRLDPNHDEQLHPLLAKRPVKTLGIVLVSTNRGLCGGFNNALLAQVQRTVAREKESGATHTLLFSLGKKGGELAARSGYTVKADFPKNDITRSIMDVAPISHVISDMYIRGELDKVILVAMHFVSSVKQSSVAKTLLPLEVEEHHREGTTATLPVLFEPSDTEVIKAVLPRLLDVQIFQAVLESEASEHSARMLAMHNATSSASDLLSDLSLTYNQIRQAGITQEIAEISSGRAALE, encoded by the coding sequence ATGGCAAAAGGTACGCTTGCAATCCGCCGGCAGATCCGATCAATCGGCAATACAAAAAAAATGACAAAGGCAATGGAGCTTGTTTCCGCTTCCAAAATGAGGCGTGCAGTGACTGCGGCTCTTGCAACACGTCCCTATGCAACAACTGCATGGGATATACTTAGTCGCTTGGATCCAAATCATGATGAGCAGCTTCATCCACTCCTTGCAAAACGTCCTGTGAAAACATTAGGCATTGTTCTTGTGAGTACCAATCGAGGGCTTTGCGGAGGATTCAATAATGCACTTCTTGCACAGGTCCAGCGTACCGTAGCTCGCGAGAAAGAATCTGGAGCAACACATACCCTACTTTTTTCTCTAGGCAAGAAAGGGGGAGAGCTTGCTGCTCGCTCCGGGTACACTGTCAAGGCGGATTTTCCAAAAAATGATATCACTCGTTCTATTATGGATGTTGCGCCAATCTCCCATGTTATCAGCGATATGTATATCCGCGGCGAGCTTGATAAAGTCATACTTGTTGCCATGCATTTTGTTTCCTCGGTTAAACAGTCTTCGGTTGCCAAAACACTCCTGCCGCTCGAGGTTGAGGAACACCACAGGGAAGGCACAACAGCAACTTTACCGGTTCTTTTTGAGCCGTCGGATACAGAAGTAATCAAGGCAGTCTTACCTCGTCTTCTGGATGTGCAGATTTTTCAAGCAGTCCTCGAAAGCGAAGCATCCGAACATAGCGCACGTATGCTCGCGATGCACAATGCGACATCATCAGCCTCTGATCTGCTTTCCGATCTTTCCCTCACGTATAACCAAATCCGCCAAGCGGGCATTACGCAGGAAATTGCAGAAATTTCATCTGGCCGCGCTGCTTTGGAATAA
- the atpA gene encoding F0F1 ATP synthase subunit alpha: MSSEYLIQSLQKQLESFKSDLQVQKEGNVIEVGDGIAKISGLADARQSEMLEFLSHDGSTVMGVVLNLEEDTVGAMILGDFRSLREGDRVKPTGRILEVPVGPGLVGRVVDALGAPIDGQGPIATDTFYPIEKIAPGVITRQSVRQPLITGITAVDAMIPIGRGQRELIIGDRQTGKTAVALDAIISQKSEYAKGAPVFCIYVAIGQKESKIAKIVSRLSEEGAMDYTVVVLAGASDPAAMSFIAPYAACAMGEYFMEQGKDVLIVYDDLSKHAVAYRQLSLLLRRPPGREAYPGDIFYLHSRLLERAAKLNADNGGGSLTALPIIETQAGDVSAYIPTNVISITDGQIYLETDLFYQGIRPALNVGLSVSRVGSSAQTKAMKKVAGRLRLDLAQYRELAAFAQFGSDLDETTQKQINRGKRLTELLKQGQYKPRPVEQQVVLLYAGVNGHLDTIEVDKIQKWEEHFINYIESANEKIVLQSIRETGELNEETEHLLKKAITDFNATAQL; this comes from the coding sequence ATGTCATCAGAATATCTCATACAATCACTTCAGAAGCAGCTTGAATCTTTCAAAAGCGATCTACAGGTCCAAAAAGAAGGTAATGTTATCGAAGTAGGGGATGGTATTGCAAAAATCTCCGGGTTGGCAGATGCGCGTCAATCGGAAATGCTTGAATTTCTTTCCCATGATGGTTCAACGGTTATGGGTGTCGTACTGAATCTTGAAGAAGATACTGTTGGCGCAATGATTTTGGGAGATTTCAGGAGTTTAAGAGAGGGCGATCGCGTAAAACCTACGGGACGTATTCTGGAAGTTCCGGTAGGTCCCGGTCTTGTGGGTCGTGTTGTTGATGCTCTTGGAGCACCTATTGATGGGCAGGGGCCCATTGCTACGGATACCTTTTATCCTATTGAAAAAATCGCTCCGGGTGTTATCACGCGACAATCGGTACGGCAGCCGCTCATTACGGGCATAACGGCAGTAGATGCAATGATACCAATTGGCAGAGGGCAACGAGAACTGATTATCGGCGATCGCCAAACAGGCAAAACTGCCGTGGCGCTCGATGCCATCATCAGCCAAAAGAGTGAATATGCAAAAGGCGCTCCCGTATTCTGTATCTATGTAGCAATAGGACAGAAGGAATCTAAAATTGCAAAAATTGTTTCACGCCTTTCCGAAGAAGGCGCAATGGATTATACAGTAGTGGTACTTGCAGGTGCATCCGATCCGGCGGCCATGAGTTTTATAGCTCCCTACGCAGCATGCGCAATGGGAGAATACTTTATGGAACAGGGTAAGGACGTACTTATTGTCTATGATGATCTTTCCAAGCATGCGGTTGCGTATCGCCAACTTTCGCTTTTATTGCGTCGACCGCCGGGGCGCGAGGCATATCCTGGCGATATTTTTTACCTCCATTCACGTTTGTTGGAGCGCGCTGCAAAACTAAATGCTGACAATGGTGGCGGTTCATTGACCGCTCTGCCTATTATTGAAACGCAGGCAGGCGATGTATCTGCATATATTCCCACAAACGTTATTTCCATTACCGATGGACAAATTTACCTGGAAACAGATCTCTTTTACCAGGGCATACGCCCCGCTTTGAATGTTGGTTTGTCGGTGTCTCGTGTCGGCTCATCTGCACAAACAAAAGCGATGAAAAAAGTTGCCGGCCGTCTCCGTCTTGACTTGGCACAGTACCGCGAACTTGCCGCATTCGCTCAATTCGGATCAGATCTGGATGAAACAACGCAAAAACAAATCAATCGGGGTAAGCGGCTTACAGAATTACTCAAGCAAGGACAATACAAACCACGTCCCGTTGAACAGCAGGTTGTTCTGCTGTATGCAGGCGTGAACGGACACCTCGATACAATTGAAGTGGATAAAATCCAAAAATGGGAAGAACACTTTATCAATTATATTGAAAGTGCAAACGAGAAAATCGTACTCCAGTCGATCCGCGAAACTGGCGAGCTTAACGAAGAAACAGAACACCTTCTCAAAAAAGCAATCACAGATTTTAATGCTACGGCACAGCTGTAA
- a CDS encoding F0F1 ATP synthase subunit delta, with product MKIAPQRYAESLLALAKGKTHQQIDTMIHEFVSFLARQGLLRTAGAVARSLRDVTSRLEGSVRVTITTASQPTANEKKMFEEMIHASYGKKSNISFTVDADLIGGFRVKAQDLVVDASDAGRLHALRRHLQKSAHA from the coding sequence ATGAAGATAGCCCCCCAGCGATATGCGGAAAGCCTCCTTGCTCTGGCAAAAGGCAAAACACATCAGCAGATTGATACCATGATACATGAATTTGTATCTTTTTTAGCTAGGCAAGGATTGCTTCGAACGGCAGGTGCGGTAGCACGATCGTTGCGTGATGTCACAAGTCGCCTCGAGGGCTCTGTTCGCGTAACTATTACAACCGCAAGCCAACCCACTGCCAATGAAAAAAAGATGTTCGAGGAAATGATCCATGCATCATACGGGAAAAAGAGCAATATTTCCTTTACTGTCGATGCGGATCTCATCGGAGGATTCAGAGTGAAAGCACAAGACCTTGTCGTCGATGCTAGCGATGCGGGACGCCTCCATGCATTACGTCGCCATTTACAAAAAAGTGCCCATGCCTAA
- the atpF gene encoding F0F1 ATP synthase subunit B yields the protein MEILTSLGVDWRLLVAQLVNFAILFFALYKLLYKPLLALLEKRTAKIEKGLADADAAEEKLKLTDQTYKQIVLKAKKEAEKILEEASALAEQHRQETVKQTREEVKRVVTQAKTRIEQEKQQMLEDAKKDIVDLVVQASASIAQTSGEKKISKDLAKKAVDRLKKNV from the coding sequence ATGGAAATCCTCACATCACTCGGTGTTGATTGGAGGTTGCTTGTAGCCCAACTTGTCAATTTCGCAATTCTTTTTTTTGCCCTGTACAAGCTCTTGTATAAGCCCCTTCTTGCATTGCTTGAAAAGCGCACTGCAAAGATCGAAAAAGGGTTGGCAGATGCCGATGCAGCTGAAGAGAAGCTGAAACTCACCGACCAGACCTATAAGCAAATCGTTCTCAAGGCAAAGAAAGAAGCAGAAAAGATTTTGGAAGAAGCATCGGCATTAGCGGAGCAGCATCGGCAAGAAACAGTGAAGCAAACTCGTGAAGAAGTGAAGCGCGTTGTTACTCAGGCCAAGACGCGCATAGAACAGGAAAAACAACAAATGCTCGAAGATGCAAAAAAAGATATTGTTGATCTCGTTGTGCAGGCATCTGCATCGATAGCACAAACAAGCGGTGAAAAAAAGATTTCAAAAGATCTTGCTAAAAAAGCCGTTGATCGGCTCAAAAAAAACGTATGA
- the atpE gene encoding ATP synthase F0 subunit C, producing the protein MPENLELVKASVEWAKALGPGLAMGLGAIGPGIGIGLLVGKALEAIGRNPEASGKIQTVMILGIAFTEAIAIYALVIALLIKFV; encoded by the coding sequence ATGCCGGAAAATTTAGAGCTTGTAAAAGCTTCAGTAGAATGGGCTAAAGCATTGGGACCGGGTCTTGCCATGGGTCTTGGCGCTATTGGTCCTGGTATTGGTATCGGGTTATTGGTAGGTAAAGCCCTTGAGGCAATCGGTCGCAATCCTGAAGCGTCAGGCAAGATCCAGACGGTCATGATTTTGGGTATTGCGTTTACCGAAGCTATCGCCATTTATGCGCTTGTTATAGCGCTCCTTATAAAGTTCGTTTAA
- a CDS encoding BrnA antitoxin family protein, whose amino-acid sequence MKKLYKKISSFKSEAAERKFWETNDSTQYIDWRKAKKTRFPNLKPSTETISLRLPQGMLEEIKIRAQKRDVPYQSLIKIMLDSKLREDR is encoded by the coding sequence ATGAAGAAGCTCTATAAAAAAATATCATCGTTCAAAAGTGAGGCTGCGGAACGAAAGTTTTGGGAAACCAACGATTCAACTCAGTATATTGATTGGCGAAAAGCAAAAAAAACAAGATTCCCAAATCTCAAACCTTCAACAGAAACTATTTCTCTCCGTCTGCCACAGGGAATGCTGGAAGAGATTAAGATTCGAGCGCAAAAACGCGATGTTCCCTACCAGTCGCTTATCAAAATCATGCTTGATAGTAAACTGCGCGAGGATAGATAG
- the atpB gene encoding F0F1 ATP synthase subunit A: MNISISAETLFHIGSFPVTNSILISWIIIVFLCVAGYVITRKLTLVPRGAQNIAEVVIDFLFGIVEGVMGNKEQTKRFFPLIATIFLFIILTNWTELLPGMGSVGLWEEHEGKRIIIPFIRASAADLNFTIALSLISVITIQVVGVMSIGFSKYISKFLNFKSPISFFVGILELISEVAKLVSFSFRLFGNIFAGEVLLIVMYTLVPYIVPLPFMALELFVGFIQALVFSMLTIVFIKMATEEAHH; this comes from the coding sequence ATGAATATCTCCATTAGCGCAGAAACACTTTTTCATATCGGTTCGTTTCCTGTTACGAACAGTATACTGATTTCGTGGATCATCATAGTTTTTTTGTGCGTTGCGGGATATGTCATAACGCGCAAGCTTACGCTCGTGCCGAGGGGCGCTCAAAATATTGCAGAGGTTGTTATCGATTTTTTGTTTGGGATTGTTGAAGGCGTCATGGGCAATAAGGAACAGACCAAAAGATTCTTTCCTCTCATTGCAACTATTTTCTTATTCATCATTCTCACAAATTGGACGGAGCTTTTACCCGGCATGGGATCTGTGGGGCTTTGGGAAGAACATGAAGGAAAGCGAATTATTATACCGTTTATTCGTGCGAGTGCGGCCGACCTTAACTTTACTATCGCATTATCCCTTATCAGTGTTATTACTATTCAGGTGGTCGGCGTCATGAGTATTGGGTTTTCCAAATATATTTCAAAATTTTTAAATTTCAAAAGCCCCATAAGTTTTTTTGTTGGGATTTTGGAACTGATTTCAGAAGTGGCAAAATTGGTGTCATTCTCTTTTCGTTTGTTTGGCAATATTTTTGCCGGAGAAGTGCTTTTGATCGTGATGTACACGCTCGTGCCGTATATTGTACCTCTGCCGTTTATGGCGCTTGAGTTGTTTGTTGGCTTTATCCAGGCATTGGTGTTTTCCATGCTCACGATCGTGTTTATCAAAATGGCAACCGAAGAAGCGCACCACTAG
- a CDS encoding AtpZ/AtpI family protein, which translates to MASIAKNAYRWYTILYEDISNVLVSFYKNLLNVAQNEQNKQFHALGIALEMGYFIALPLVGFAILGAFLDSTFKTKPLILLISILFAIVISTVLVYRKTKEILDDTSNSPSDKKEL; encoded by the coding sequence ATGGCATCAATTGCAAAAAATGCCTATAGGTGGTATACTATACTATATGAAGACATTTCAAATGTCCTTGTTAGTTTTTATAAAAACCTCTTGAATGTGGCACAGAATGAACAAAATAAACAATTTCATGCGCTTGGCATAGCGCTTGAAATGGGGTACTTCATTGCATTGCCGCTTGTTGGGTTTGCGATTCTTGGTGCATTTCTTGATTCTACATTCAAAACAAAACCACTTATTCTGCTTATAAGTATTCTCTTTGCAATTGTGATTTCAACGGTGCTTGTGTATCGCAAAACAAAAGAAATCCTTGATGATACATCTAATTCGCCTTCAGATAAAAAAGAACTATGA
- a CDS encoding response regulator has product MNSSIPQCILVAEDDDMIWELGIRKLFTVLFPISKLVRARNEAEVYIAIANQKPDLITMDGTLADGSQGLAIARELRTLDIQAPIVMLSAAGMSGQEIREAGAQAYCLKMDMSKKLPGIFAQLGFATEQNPGRSH; this is encoded by the coding sequence ATGAATTCCTCTATTCCCCAATGTATTCTAGTAGCTGAGGACGATGATATGATATGGGAACTTGGGATTAGGAAATTATTCACTGTTCTTTTTCCAATCAGCAAACTCGTGCGCGCTCGGAATGAAGCAGAAGTATACATTGCCATTGCCAATCAGAAACCCGACCTTATCACAATGGATGGCACTCTTGCTGACGGATCTCAAGGCCTAGCCATCGCGCGCGAACTTCGCACGCTCGATATTCAAGCTCCTATTGTTATGCTTTCAGCCGCAGGGATGTCGGGACAAGAAATACGTGAGGCAGGCGCACAGGCCTACTGCCTTAAAATGGATATGTCAAAAAAACTCCCGGGCATCTTTGCCCAATTGGGATTTGCAACAGAACAAAACCCCGGCCGTTCACATTGA
- a CDS encoding TatD family hydrolase gives MPLRLIDTHCQIQFRQYDVDRDDVIAQAQRSNIGMIIVGCDYESSAAAIQCAESIGAHTWAAVGQHPNDSREVFEYEKFFQLGASSFKVVAIGETGLDWYRLPEGIDIQQEKTRQQELFERHIALSKALSKPLIIHSRNTHTEIIEILSSSFGEWKEGDSERGVLHCFTGTLEQAEVYLKLGFLISFTGIITFASQYDEIVKNLPLEKLLVETDAPYLTPVPFRGKRNVPMYVEFVVDKVASLRGVSSEEVARQTTENAKRLFRLE, from the coding sequence ATGCCACTCAGACTTATTGATACGCATTGTCAAATTCAGTTTCGACAGTACGATGTAGATCGTGATGATGTTATTGCTCAAGCGCAGAGAAGTAACATTGGCATGATTATTGTCGGCTGCGATTACGAAAGCAGCGCTGCCGCTATCCAATGTGCGGAATCAATCGGCGCGCATACATGGGCTGCCGTGGGTCAGCATCCTAACGACTCTAGGGAGGTCTTTGAGTATGAAAAATTTTTTCAGCTAGGAGCGTCTTCATTCAAAGTTGTTGCAATAGGGGAGACAGGACTTGATTGGTATCGATTGCCGGAAGGAATTGATATTCAGCAGGAAAAAACTCGTCAGCAGGAGCTTTTTGAACGGCATATTGCACTATCAAAAGCACTTTCAAAACCACTTATTATCCATAGCCGCAATACTCACACAGAAATTATCGAGATACTTAGCAGTTCATTTGGTGAGTGGAAAGAAGGGGATAGCGAGCGGGGCGTGCTGCATTGTTTTACCGGCACTCTCGAACAGGCGGAGGTGTATTTGAAACTGGGTTTTCTTATTTCATTCACCGGCATTATCACGTTTGCATCGCAGTACGACGAGATTGTCAAAAATCTTCCCTTGGAAAAATTGCTTGTAGAAACAGATGCGCCCTATTTAACTCCTGTGCCATTTCGAGGAAAGCGCAATGTTCCTATGTATGTTGAATTCGTTGTAGACAAGGTCGCATCATTACGAGGCGTATCTTCTGAAGAAGTGGCACGGCAAACGACAGAAAATGCCAAACGGCTTTTTAGGTTGGAATAA
- a CDS encoding CvpA family protein, which yields MSFNPDVIILIILAIFFLMGFVRGFIKQIGSIAGFFLALWIAATYHPAVAVYLKPSFSQWQIIAQQLSVVAAYGLLFFGTQFAFGIVISIADYMFRIFSFAPFMKFTNRLLGGIIGVLEGVLLVSATVFLLLHFPFSTKLTEQLKQSPFLPVINTVNTMLTPLLPDASKLPQGLPSIIDPKNINLDQLKNIDPSKLNIDMNSKEYQQLKGFLDEILKEQEQSAKNSKNSKSEKAAPSEKKK from the coding sequence ATGTCTTTCAACCCCGACGTTATTATCCTCATCATCCTTGCCATTTTTTTCCTCATGGGGTTTGTCCGCGGATTTATTAAGCAAATCGGATCGATCGCCGGATTTTTCCTTGCTCTATGGATTGCTGCAACATACCACCCTGCCGTTGCAGTCTATCTCAAACCATCATTCTCCCAGTGGCAGATTATTGCGCAACAACTTTCGGTAGTTGCGGCATATGGCCTTTTATTCTTTGGCACACAATTTGCATTTGGCATTGTTATAAGCATTGCGGACTACATGTTTCGTATTTTTTCATTTGCGCCCTTCATGAAGTTTACCAATAGGCTGCTGGGTGGCATTATTGGCGTACTTGAAGGAGTGTTATTGGTAAGTGCAACCGTTTTTCTTCTGCTGCATTTTCCTTTTTCGACAAAACTTACAGAGCAATTAAAGCAGTCACCATTTCTGCCGGTAATTAATACGGTGAATACCATGCTTACACCGCTATTGCCTGATGCCTCAAAGCTGCCACAGGGATTGCCGAGTATTATTGATCCGAAAAATATTAACCTTGATCAGCTAAAAAATATCGATCCCAGCAAGTTGAATATTGACATGAATTCAAAAGAGTACCAACAGCTTAAAGGCTTTTTGGATGAAATACTTAAAGAACAGGAACAATCAGCAAAGAATTCAAAAAATTCAAAGTCGGAAAAGGCAGCGCCTTCTGAAAAGAAAAAATAG
- the metG gene encoding methionine--tRNA ligase: MPQKSYTITTPIYYINDKPHIGHAYTTIIADIFTRYHRMKGEDAFFLTGTDENSQGSLDAALKSGETDIQRFIDAQSALWRSTWDSLDILYTDFIRTTEERHKQGVKKFFLAVHEKGDIYKGTYTGLYCTGCEAFVRESDLVNGNCPNHPCPPQEIKEENYFFKLTSYRDRLLEHIDAHPDFIQPVSRRNEIRNYIEHHMEDISISRQSAKWGIPIPIDESQVIYVWFDALINYLTGVGYGWNDELFGKHWPADMHVVGKDIIKFHCALWPAMLMAAGLPLPKRVFAHGFFTIDGHKMGKSMGNAIDPVALAQSYGNDVLRYFLAREIPFGSDGDFSFSRLKERYTADLAKGLGNFTSRVATMASREYNSASPVSLDSEAKDAIGECWNEWTHAMEEYHPDEALSEVWNLISFGDKYIEQQKPWALSKSDKARYTAVIQTLVEVLRHISVMVYPFMPKTAEKIWEQLGIGEQQRSLTCEQSRTISSVPIEHITKSESLFPPLP; this comes from the coding sequence ATGCCGCAAAAATCCTACACCATCACCACGCCGATTTATTATATCAATGACAAACCCCATATCGGGCATGCATATACCACGATCATTGCGGATATTTTTACACGGTACCATCGCATGAAGGGTGAAGACGCATTTTTCCTAACCGGTACGGATGAGAATAGCCAGGGGAGCCTTGATGCAGCTCTTAAAAGTGGAGAAACAGACATTCAGCGGTTTATTGATGCGCAATCAGCGTTGTGGCGAAGTACGTGGGACAGTTTAGATATCCTTTATACGGATTTTATTCGCACCACTGAAGAACGGCACAAACAAGGGGTAAAAAAGTTTTTTCTCGCCGTCCATGAAAAAGGCGACATCTACAAAGGAACATACACAGGTCTCTACTGTACGGGATGCGAGGCGTTCGTGCGTGAGAGTGATTTGGTGAATGGCAACTGTCCCAATCATCCGTGCCCGCCCCAAGAAATCAAGGAGGAGAATTATTTTTTCAAACTGACAAGCTATCGCGACCGCCTTCTTGAGCATATTGATGCGCATCCTGATTTCATCCAGCCGGTAAGCCGCCGTAATGAAATCCGCAATTACATCGAACATCACATGGAAGACATTAGTATCTCGCGACAGAGTGCGAAGTGGGGAATCCCGATTCCTATTGATGAGTCCCAGGTCATCTATGTCTGGTTCGACGCGCTTATCAACTACCTCACGGGTGTGGGGTATGGATGGAATGATGAACTGTTTGGTAAACATTGGCCTGCGGATATGCATGTGGTTGGCAAGGATATTATCAAGTTTCATTGCGCTCTCTGGCCTGCAATGTTGATGGCTGCCGGCCTGCCGCTTCCCAAAAGAGTATTTGCGCACGGGTTTTTTACTATCGATGGACACAAAATGGGCAAATCAATGGGCAATGCAATCGATCCTGTTGCATTGGCGCAAAGTTATGGCAATGATGTGCTTCGCTACTTTCTGGCGCGTGAGATTCCCTTCGGTTCAGATGGTGATTTTTCCTTTAGTCGTCTTAAAGAGCGCTACACGGCGGATCTTGCGAAAGGTTTGGGTAATTTTACGAGTCGCGTAGCAACAATGGCATCGCGAGAATATAATTCTGCTTCGCCGGTGTCTCTAGATAGCGAGGCAAAGGATGCAATTGGAGAGTGTTGGAATGAATGGACGCATGCAATGGAAGAGTATCACCCCGACGAAGCGCTCAGTGAAGTATGGAATCTCATATCATTTGGCGATAAGTATATCGAGCAGCAAAAGCCGTGGGCGCTTTCAAAAAGCGATAAAGCCCGCTATACTGCTGTTATACAAACGCTTGTAGAAGTATTGCGCCATATCAGTGTAATGGTCTATCCGTTTATGCCCAAAACAGCTGAAAAAATATGGGAACAGCTTGGCATCGGAGAACAACAGCGATCACTTACATGTGAACAATCACGCACGATCAGCAGTGTCCCAATAGAACATATTACAAAGAGCGAAAGCCTTTTTCCACCATTGCCATAA